A stretch of the Ctenopharyngodon idella isolate HZGC_01 chromosome 14, HZGC01, whole genome shotgun sequence genome encodes the following:
- the egr1 gene encoding early growth response protein 1, whose amino-acid sequence MAAAKTEMLLPALQISDPLSFPHSPMDNYPKLEEMIMLNSAGTPFLNATAPEGTGFGSGEPGEQFDHLAGDTLSEIAIEKSMADQTYSTQRLPPISYTGRFTLEPATNCSNSLWAEPLFSLVSGLVGINPPPTSIPSSTSQATLPSSSSSSSIPSSSSSSTSSASLSCSVHQSEPNPIYSAAPTYTNSSPDIFPEPGTNFSTSVGTSLQYSSTYPNSKACSTSFPVPMIPDYLFPQQQSEISLVAQDQKPFQTQAGQQPSLTPLSTIKAFATQTGSQDLKSVYQSQLIKPSRMRKYPNRPSKTPPHERPYACPVETCDRRFSRSDELTRHIRIHTGQKPFQCRICMRNFSRSDHLTTHIRTHTGEKPFACEICGRKFARSDERKRHTKIHLRQKDKKAEKGGVTVQSSIANVSISASSPVSSYPSPITSYPSPVSSFPSPVNSCYSSPVHTSYPSPSIATTYPSATSTFQTQVANTFPTSVASNIYSSPVTTPLPDMQATLSPRTADIC is encoded by the exons ATGGCTGCAGCCAAGACAGAGATGCTCCTGCCTGCTCTGCAGATCTCCGACCCCCTGAGCTTCCCTCACTCCCCCATGGATAACTACCCCAAGCTGGAGGAGATGATCATgctgaactctgcagggacCCCCTTCCTCAATGCCACAGCACCTGAAGGAACAGGATTTGGCTCTGGGGAGCCCGGGGAGCAGTTTGATCACCTTGCTGGAG ATACGCTTTCAGAAATTGCCATCGAGAAATCTATGGCAGATCAGACCTACTCCACCCAGCGACTGCCCCCCATCTCTTACACGGGCCGTTTCACCCTCGAACCCGCCACCAACTGCAGTAACAGTCTGTGGGCTGAGCCACTGTTCAGCCTGGTCAGTGGGCTGGTGGGCATCAATCCACCCCCCACCTCCATTCCATCCTCGACCTCTCAGGCAACTCTcccctcttcctcttcttcgtCTTCCATCCCCTCTTCCTCTTCATCATCCACATCCAGTGCCAGCCTGAGCTGCTCCGTCCACCAGAGCGAGCCAAACCCCATCTACTCAGCGGCTCCCACCTACACCAACTCCAGCCCAGACATCTTCCCTGAGCCTGGCACAAACTTCTCCACCTCAGTGGGCACCTCGCTGCAGTACTCATCGACATACCCCAACAGCAAGGCCTGTAGCACCAGCTTCCCTGTGCCAATGATCCCAGACTACCTGTTTCCCCAACAGCAGAGTGAGATCAGTTTGGTGGCCCAAGACCAGAAACCCTTCCAGACACAAGCTGGACAACAGCCCTCCCTGACGCCGCTGTCCACCATCAAAGCCTTTGCCACCCAGACCGGTTCTCAGGACCTGAAAAGTGTCTACCAGTCTCAGCTCATCAAGCCTAGTCGCATGCGCAAGTACCCTAACCGGCCAAGCAAGACACCTCCACACGAGCGCCCCTACGCATGCCCCGTGGAGACCTGTGACCGCCGCTTCTCGCGCTCAGACGAGCTGACACGCCACATCCGCATCCACACCGGCCAGAAGCCCTTCCAGTGCCGGATCTGCATGCGCAACTTCAGCCGCAGCGACCACCTGACGACCCATATCCGCACACACACTGGCGAGAAGCCCTTCGCCTGCGAGATCTGCGGCCGCAAGTTCGCCCGCAGCGACGAGCGCAAGCGCCACACTAAGATCCACCTGCGGCAGAAGGACAAGAAGGCGGAGAAAGGCGGCGTTACAGTGCAGAGCTCAATTGCCAACGTATCCATCTCAGCTTCCTCGCCAGTGTCTAGCTACCCCTCTCCCATCACTTCGTACCCCTCTCCGGTCTCCTCCTTCCCATCCCCAGTGAATTCCTGCTACTCCTCACCGGTCCACACCTCCTACCCCTCCCCTTCCATCGCAACCACTTACCCCTCGGCGACCAGCACCTTCCAGACGCAGGTGGCCAACACCTTCCCTACCTCAGTGGCCAGCAACATCTACAGTTCTCCTGTCACCACCCCACTGCCTGACATGCAGGCCACGCTTTCCCCTCGGACAGCCGACATCTGCTGA